A window of Corvus cornix cornix isolate S_Up_H32 chromosome 4, ASM73873v5, whole genome shotgun sequence contains these coding sequences:
- the UTP3 gene encoding something about silencing protein 10 — protein sequence MRTRRGTVLRPRAEPADEPADEPAEAPGGRAGPEELADDVERFHEEQFRAVMAALDSGDEAGDSEEEEEEEVLGLQLPEDSEEEEEDDEDEDEETQERNPFVEYSAEEDENGEDEEDENDAEDEEGDLSMESDLEERHPEAKLPHELSWGQRKQLYYDTDYGTDAQAKGKRSQQEIDAEEEEEEQEAQVIQRRLVRDLGEDDYGLDMIQGYLAEQQKTHDSKGQKIDKDLQALSKKEQLKLLKQESPELLQLMEDFEVKLMEIKDELHPLLQMVRDGTIPQGKGSRYLQTKYHLYLNYCANISFYLVLKSKRMPVHSHPVIERLVAYRNIINDLAVVDQRLSPQVRMLLRNYYDKKEEKLRKENKFSVFLTMGSKKDKPKHASAAVNGQAAAAAAESSDESELDEEAALKYYRRMEEKLALKRKRYGDEDVLEEAAVSEAEDPSKKRGVTYQMIKNKGLTPKRRKIDRNPRVKHREKFRRAKIRRKGQVREVRRELHRYAGELSGIRAGVKKSRKLK from the coding sequence ATGCGGACCCGGCGCGGCACCGTCCTGCGGCCGCGGGCCGAGCCCGCCGATGAGCCCGCCGATGAGCCCGCCGAGGCGCCCGGCGGCCGCGCCGGCCCCGAGGAGCTGGCGGACGATGTGGAGCGCTTCCACGAGGAGCAGTTCCGCGCCGTGATGGCCGCCCTGGACAGCGGCGATGAGGCCGGGGacagtgaggaagaggaagaggaggaggtgctggggctgcagctgcccgAGGAcagcgaggaggaggaggaggatgatgaggatgaggatgaggagacGCAGGAGCGGAATCCCTTTGTGGAGTACAGCGCAGAGGAGGATGAGAATGGAGAAGATGAGGAAGATGAAAATGATGCTGAGGATGAAGAGGGGGACTTGTCCATGGAAAGCGACTTGGAGGAGCGGCATCCGGAAGCCAAGCTCCCCCATGAGCTCTCCTGGGGCCAGCGCAAGCAGCTCTACTATGACACGGACTATGGGACTGATGCCCAGGCCAAGGGCAAGAGGAGCCAGCAAGAAATCgatgctgaggaggaggaagaggagcaggaggctcAAGTCATCCAGAGACGGTTGGTGCGGGATTTGGGGGAGGATGATTACGGTCTGGACATGATCCAGGGCTAcctggctgagcagcagaaaaccCACGACAGCAAGGGGCAGAAGATTGATAAGGATCTGCAGGCCCTTTCCaagaaggagcagctgaagctgctgaagCAGGAGTCCCCggagctcctgcagctgatGGAGGACTTTGAGGTGAAGCTCATGGAGATCAAGGATGAGTTGCATCCACTACTGCAAATGGTCAGAGATGGCACTATTCCCCAGGGGAAGGGCAGTCGCTATTTGCAGACAAAGTATCATCTCTACCTGAACTACTGTGCCAATATCAGTTTCTATCTGGTTTTGAAATCCAAGAGGATGCCGGTTCATAGTCACCCTGTCATCGAACGGCTGGTGGCGTACAGAAACATCATCAATGACCTGGCTGTTGTAGACCAAAGGCTTTCCCCACAGGTCCGTATGCTTCTGAGGAACTACTATgacaagaaagaagagaagctACGGAAGGAAAACAAGTTCTCTGTGTTTCTCACCATGGGTAGCAAGAAAGACAAACCAAAACATGCCTCTGCAGCTGTTAatggccaggctgctgctgctgctgctgaatcatCAGATGAATCGGAGCTGGATGAGGAGGCTGCCCTAAAATACTACAGGAGGATGGAGGAGAAGCTGGCACTCAAGAGGAAGAGATATGGAGACGAAGATGTGCTTGAAGAAGCAGCGGTGTCGGAAGCAGAGGATCCCAGTAAAAAGAGAGGGGTGACCTATCAGATGATCAAGAACAAAGGACTCACGCCCAAAAGGAGGAAGATCGATCGCAACCCCCGGGTCAAGCATCGGGAGAAATTCCGGCGAGCCAAAATCCGCCGTAAGGGCCAGGTCCGCGAGGTCCGGAGGGAGCTGCACAGATATGCCGGGGAACTGTCTGGCATTCGGGCTGGGGTtaagaaaagcaggaagctTAAGTGA
- the JCHAIN gene encoding immunoglobulin J chain has product MKSSLLLCVALAVSLGIVLVAGYPVGPTNAEYVLVNNKCQCVTVTSKFVPSKENPDEEVLERNIRIIVPLKARENISDPLSPLRTTFVYRLSELCKNCDPVEIELGGGIHQAQQGNSCEEPQTCYTYDRNECYSSPVPLLYHGEVRQVPAALTPASCFAE; this is encoded by the exons ATGAAGAGCTCTTTGTTGCTGTGCGTGGCCTTGGCCGTCTCCTTGGGGATCGTCCTTGTGGCAG GTTATCCAGTGGGCCCCACCAATGCGGAGTACGTGCTGGTCAATAATAAGTGTCAGTGTGTAACAGTGACCTCAAAGTTTGTCCCCTCCAAAGAAAATCCTGATGAAGAAGTCCTGGAAAGAAACATCCGCATCAT AGTCCCCCTGAAGGCTCGGGAGAACATCTCTGACCCCTTGTCCCCGCTCAGGACCACTTTTGTCTACCGCTTGAGTGAGCT ctgcaaaaaTTGTGACCCTGTAGAAATTGAGCTGGGTGGGGGGATCCACCAGGCCCAGCAGGGCAACTCCTGCGAGGAACCGCAGACCTGCTACACCTACGACAGGAACGAGTGCTACAGCTCCCCTGTGCCACTCCTGTACCACGGGGAGGTGAGGCAGGTTCCAGCAGCTCTGACGCCGGCCTCCTGCTTCGCCGAGTag